A stretch of DNA from Pyxicephalus adspersus chromosome 5, UCB_Pads_2.0, whole genome shotgun sequence:
TCTCCCCAGCGTGTGTCAGCTAAGCAAGGTAAAACCAGTAAAAAGTTAAGTTTTCAAGTTGCAAAAGAGGATTTTAACTCTTTATGTAGTTAGCTAAGAAAATATTGAAGTAATTTAGGACTTGAGCTATAACAGTAATTAGTACATACTTTTGGGTTAAAGTATCTACAGGACTGAGGTTGTGAGCCACCAAATAAAGCAATTCTATAGTCATGTTTCTTCCTCCTGGGCCTTGTGCCATCCACAAGCTCTTCTCTATCTTCTGGAGAAAGAAGGTGATAACGCATACCACCTGTAAGACACAAGAAAGTGCgaacagaaataaaatgcctAATCTTCTAGAGCTAGGGTCCACAGGTCAGAcagaaacatatatttatatatgtgtgtgacaGAAAGTGACAAGTGAAAATATGCCATACGTCATTAGGACAATAAATGCAACAGCTAATCATCTTTTGAGGACAAGTAGCCCAACATAAACCAATAAACCAAAACGTCCCTTaaagtttcttgttttttctctgtGCTGTAAACCAGGAGAACTGGATGCAAACTGACTCAGAAGCAAAAAGGaatcatttaaattattgttaatattaaacagtatttatttagcgccagcattttacacagtgctttacaaagtccttagccatgtcactagctgtcactcaaaggggctcacaatctaatgcttctaccatagtcatatgactaatacagtctaaggtcaattttagggtgaaaccaattaacctaaccgtgtttttttttggaatgtgggaggaaaccggagcacctagaggaaacccttgcaaacacggggagaacctgcaaactccatgaagatagtgttctggctgagattcaaacctgggacctagtgctgcaaagggcagagtgctaacctctgtgccactgtgctgcccacggCTTTAATGACTGtcttaaaatttataataaagccgtagttttttttttgacagaacaACACAACAAATTAGATGATCATTGTTCCATTATAGACTTGATTAGATGATAATCAGGAAAGCTCTTTGCAGGTGAAATTACTTTCAGAAAGGAACTTTTAGCTTCAGATCCAATAAAATCATGGACAGTGATAGAATAAGTATACAGGTTATATGCTACTCATGTCAAAGTAAGAACGATAAATGATCAATTGATTGTTAAGAACCAAGAACTACTGCCCATACCCAGCTACACATTCTATTAGAGAACTGTTACATTAGAGATTTGCTCACTTACTGATCACCATTTTCAAGCATTCTGGATTGTCTTGTATCAAAGACTCAGCCTGCACTGTCTTGCTTAGAAAGTTCTTGGAGATCAGAGGAAATCTGACTTTAGCAAGGATGTCTACCATGTATGGTTGTCGGTTTGGTTCATCATACTTTAACCACCGCACAGCAGCATCATAAACCtaaaatatgcacaaaacaatattataaaacaatgaaatatacaAAGAACATTGACATTACAGTCACATAATGCTGACAATGTGCagtacaattattttataatcaCGAAGGCTAAAGAAAGTTACAAAAACAGCACATCAGCCTCGGAAAACACACAAATGCAGCCCTAGTGCTACATTGGATCACTTGctacaaatgtaaataatgaaatgaaGCTATACCTGGTCTTCAGCACGGACAGTCAGAGTGTCTTGGTTTAAAAGGTGCGTTACACGTTTCACATCAAGTTGCAGGAACTCATCTGTCTTATAAACTTCAGTGAAATGCTGATGAATAAAATCATCTGCTGTGGCTTTCAGTTCTGGGCAATCAAGACATTCTGCCAGCACACTAATGCCTAGAAGCAAAATAAGTGGTGTTATAAAATGTTGAATACCTTCATCCACTACATACTGAATTGAAGGAGTCtccaggcaataaaaaaaaagatttccagcCTCAAGGCCCAGAACATCAATTTTGAGCAAACCTATCTTTGCAAGCATTTCTATTGAATTCTCACAAGGTCCCATTCACTAACTTTTGGAGGCATCATACTAAATGCCATCATTTTACACCTAGTGGGGGGACAAGTTGGAATGTCCTCAGCAATATAGCTGCTGGGGGAATTTCACAGTCCAAGGTAAAGATATAATTTTTCTAGAGGAATTACTTAACagataacattattattttgcatgttcATTATCCTGGCAGCAtgcatattattcatatttttctttttttaagtttcttaCCTAGGCAGTTTGATGCATCCACCTGCTCTTTTAGGAAATCCACGCACATTCTTTTGACAGGCTCTATCTGGTATTGATTAGCTGCATCCAACAGTGACTGCACATTGTTGCTATTTACAGAAATTCTAAAAGacaataattacaaatatgtgatttatattaaaacaaaaaagtaaacagaatattaataaacgggattcatatagctccaacatattacgcagtgttgtacattaaataggggtactaATGTGAACTTTATTTAGCTCCCCATCGATTTTGGGGACATTTTTCAAGATCAAACATTTCCCAAAGATGGTATCATAAAAATGTGATGCTACGGTGCAggcactgataaaaaaaagaggaCAGATCTGAACAAATGTAGTAGACCACGGCAGATGGTTTAAAGTTTAGAGCCTTGTCACACATGTCTGTTTTCATGGGGCACAACTCATGCATTAACTTTACTAGCTTTAAAGATTCCAAAAGCATTCCATACTGGGCAAACTGTGTGATTGTAGGGAAGCACTAGTGTCATCCAGGAGCACCACAACAAGTTCTAACCAGAGGATCTTTTCTGGACCACTGAAAATCAGTCATTGTTGGCCACtgcatgagaaaaataaatactacCCACTAGAATGCTCAATGCACTTGCTTGGGATATAGATTTGCATCATCATAggctgatacaaaaaaaaaacagatcaagaTCTGCCAGTACTGAAtctagcagcagcagcagcagcagaaggagaaagaagagcaTTTTTTTAGGAATACAAGAAATTGCTGGACTGCATGGAAGAATAAGtgtgcattttttgtattttgtgtgtatacatattttttaatagaagtAATGTTTGCAGTTCTCAAATATAACTATATGTGCAAAACAAAACATGAGCAAAGAAGGCAGTAGAAGATATGATTAATACCTTGCAGTGTATGCAAACTCCACCAGCTGCTCTATGATGTCTGGTTCGGCATCTTTCAGTTCTACTTCAAAAGACTTTGATTCAATCATGTtggctatggaaaaaaaaacatgaaaatgcaaatgtaatagAGAAATGCAAGTAATCCATGTGCACATACTTCTATCACAGCAGCTGTTCTTACATAGAACACCAGATGGTCTATTTGCTGAAAAAAGGATGACATGTATTAGGGTAGTACAACTCATTTTTCAGTAATGGACCTGAACATAGAAAAACAACCAGATGCAAAAGAgacctgctgtaaaaaaaaaaaaaatgtggttcttgaaggttatccaaaaaaaaaaatcaatgggtGTGTAGACACTACTGCAATGCTGTGTCagacgtgtgtgtgtgttaaacTATCAACAACTTGGAAACCTTGTCACCAACCTAAACAAAATTGCAggtaaaaatcaaagaaaatttgaatatttgaaaTGCACACTTGCAGCATTTCCCTTTCTCTTAACATTTTCTTCATTACCGTTTCATTTTGTTTGCACATCAAGTGCTCTCCTAAgcttcttttagctgggcgcctcacccagaacttttcaataaccaccctgcttttttgggtggttactaaagtgtttagtcacaatacaggggctgacacccacctacaatttcttaccacccagcttaaaaaaaaattctgaattgaaCACTGACATCAACTTCCTCCTAGTATACTCCTTACTTCTTCTAGGGTATCTGATTACTTCCTGTTCTGGGCCAGCATCTCCCCACCTCTACCTACACATCTCTACGTAAACATTTATGTAGCAGCCAGGGAACAAGCAGAAAAGAATACTACAACATCACTTGAGTGAGCCTGCTGGGGTCGCTATcttcacatccaagatggcagcgcccagcagCAATCTCTGGGCATTTGGGTGTCTACAcaagaaaacataacattttattggaaaattgttgttaaaataaatggtctCGTGACTGGTTTACGTAACAGAACATCACTATGATTCCATATTACTTAACCAAACTAGACTTCATACTAAATTCCTTATTGGCATGCCTGAGAATATCATGTAGTGTGCTACTGAAGACACAATGTTGTGAcctgtttttttcagtgtttgatgaTGCACAGACAATGTCTTCACTAGGACAGGCATGTCGATCTTAAATGATGTAGTGGGTCTTTTGGGTGGATCATATTATGTCTGCTGAAGGCTACACTTACCTAGCTGCAGTCTGTGCAAAGTCCATTTTTTAATATCCTGACCACCCCCACATTAAAACACTATATtcaattttaaagataaataatacaatataattagaTTACCATAGTGCAGGTGGTGGTGTCATTATCCTAATAAAGGGATCCTGGGAGATTCTGAATATTCCATGTCTCATGAGAAGTCTCTAAGACTACGTGCAGGATCCTCTCAGAAAGATCTGGACTATTTAACATTCCCCAGGATCAGGCTTTATATAAATGGAGAACTGCTGGCTGTTATTCAATTTAAATTCGTAAAAAGGCCAAGGGTTTCAAATAATCAGTTTGACATATGTATAGTAAGGTAAAACACAGTATGACCTCTAGCTATGCATATTATTTGCAGCGTGCAGGTTAGCTTTAACTATACATTGGGCTGATCTACACAAAACTGATACAATAATTGCTGAGCTTGCCAATCTTATCTTTATGTAGGGAAACTTGATGGATTTGATGTAGAACTTTTACTAAATCCCTGAAGGTAacagtttaacataaaaaaaaaaacaaatatatctgatCTATTGGATGCCAGAGAACAGTTAGAAGGGTTTCGCAACATACAAACAGAGCAAAcaacacaatggtcctgatttatcaaagctctcaaagactggagaagatgaaatATGTGAGAACCTGGAGTAAATTGCTAAAAAGATTTCTATTGCTAATATAAACCAACTAACAATTCTTCCATATACAGACAAAGAAGATTGGGaaccaaacaaaatatattctataaaacttaaaaattttattaaattaagttACAAAGGtcctataaaaaaatctttgtcaaATACTGCTTGACACCAGTTGTGGAGATGCACTCCTATAATTCTGAATTGTTAACATAGATTTTTTATGGGACTTTTGTAACTTAATTCAATGAAATTGTTAAGTTTTACAAGATATATTTTGTTCAGTTCCTAAACTACTTCCTCTGTGTATAAGAGTTATTAGTTGGTTTATATTAGCAATATTATGCAGTAGTGGAACTATTCTTTGTATTACGTTATGTAGTCTATCATTCATAATTTTCCCatacaaatatgcaaaaaggGTTTCTaatgctattagatggcaaatgttttcaatcctggaccagatccatttcaggtttgctagatcaagCAGTTtctcccagtcttggagagctttaataatcgaGACCCAAAGTGTTAATACATTTCAATAGAGCTGTGTACCAATGACTGTCCTGATGTACCAGTATATAATACCAGTAGCTCCTGGGGCAAAATTATAAAACCATGTTATATCCTTAACATCTCTCTATGCAGTGAACAATACAAAGGGTATCATAAGCTCCACACCCAACTTTGCAGTTTATGAAAAAGGCTTGGTGTGGATTATGTCTGTAAAGAactgtatttacattttgttaaaaattttcTCTTTAGTCTTTCCTTTTAGTGTGTACTTTAAAAACTGTATACTGGAAGActgggttatttaaaaaaatgaataaagttcaAATATAATAGATGTGCACACCAGTACAAAATTTAAGTGTTGGCCTGCGTTGTTTTGTGATGTACAGTCATCAATTTGTACACCAAATTAACTTATCAACCCCAACATTAAATGCTGGCAGAGATTCTAAATCCCAAAAAATGGAAGATGAAATTTTTAATGATTAGACAAACAATTCTGTGTGTTCCTTAATAAACGCCATAATATATCTAATGATTCTGCACACAGAAGAATACTTACTGGTAAACATCAGGTTAAAGAAATGACTAGCAGCTGCCAAAACCACACGATGAGCTGGGATCTTTCTGTCCTGCACCATAAGAATAACATCGCACAAGGTTTTCTAAAACAGAGGTTAGACAGTATGAAGAGGAGAAGCAGACACTGTGAAGTCAGCAAATTATTACATCTTAGTTCTGGACTTCAAAACAAGTACACCgctaataaaacaaattagaaaattgCAGAAAAACAGTATACAGTTGTGCGTAGAATTTATATACCCCCGGTATTATGTGGATGTTTTTCTTGAAAACATTACCGGTTAGGCccaaaaatgtcttttgttttttccatgtaAATAACATCAAACTACTAGGCATTGCAAGAGTAAAATTAAAGCCTTGCCCTCAGGCGTGCACAGAATTTtatcctgtactgaaattgcttactgtgCCATCCAGTCTTCCTTCCGGCCTGGACTGGACACCAACTTAtgttacctgatctcgcactgcgcaggtatgagatcaggtgactgcTCATGCGCGAGATCAGCACTTTTATTACATTCCAGGGAAGGCCTTTAGGCACAGCCTGAGattggccatgcacagaaggagcagcacgaagcctcctgggatatgtgatgtatgtatgccGTGGACctgcaggcttcccattcagaCTGTACCATTGTgttggtaaagacagaagggaaggtcCTCCCCTTCAGACtaattaatatataatgtaaaacatttggtgATAGGCCCGCTTTAAGAAGTTTTGTTGCTTCTTTgcacaggagatgtcccttctggaataaagcatcagtgtttaacccagaatttgtttttagGCAGGTGGGAAGAACTTGTAGGCgcgtggaagcccctgtattgtaatgcAACTCTTttgtaaccactcaaaaacagacgggtggtcACCAAAAAatgtcgggtggtgcacccggctaaaaggggctggtaTTCTCCCAAGCTGTTTTTGGGGGATTgctgatgagctgggtcacaatacaggggctgccactcgcctacaatttcttcctacccagcttaaaaagatttctgagCTGTAACACCCAGCTAGTTATCTTTGCACTACATCCTGTGAATCATACAGCAAGGCATTCCATTTGAATGGGGTGCTAACACAAACACATTGAATACAGAGCTGGCCTCTTTTTTTATGATCATAACATAGAAGTGTATTATTGTATGTTGGCAGGACATTCTGAATAAATAGGCCCATAACACACTTATGTGTTCATACCGTAGCATTGCAATGGTGTGCAAATGGCCTAACACACATGCGTTATGGTAATGCTGCCCTTTCATTTGGCACaggctgccaatgcaccaaaaaaaaaattatcagcagCAAAAATTTTATGCAACCCCCTTGTAACGCCGGTCCATCAGCCTGCTGTAATTGAGGGTCAGGTTGCCATCCCGGCCATTAGCATGCAGTAGACATATTAATTTGCAGGTGTGAAGCCAGCCTGGCATGGGTATAGATTATGATTGGTGCCAATGGTCAGCTCTGCCATGTTCTTCCTTTAGGCTGTCTGCTGTGCCCTTGGCATGGCTGGTATTACCCCACAGATGGGCCCTCAGATATCACGCCCCACCTTATCCCTGCACACAGGTTACCTGCTTCCTCATGACATTCATCACTCCCATAAAACTGGCCAGCAGTTTGGCTTCCTCTCTGGCAGCGAATTTCTTCTCGGTTTTCTTCTTGCTGGTATTTTTCTCGGCACTCTGCGCTGCCATTATTCTCCGGAACCTTTCTCAGCCCTGCCCCGTTTCCCGGGTACGGACCAGATCACACACTGACCCTCCACcataaacaacaacaataacacaCAATCCGGCAACAGGAAGGCTCGGCTCACCCTGCAGGTTCAGATACGCCTTGCTATTGGCTGTCGATGACGAGGTACCGAACTCAAACAGCTCTGATTGGTTGGCTGGATGCGGCGGCGCAGTGTTCTTCTCACAGTGACGTCAATGACATGGCTAGGTAGctgtggtgggcgggttgtgttggCAAAAGGTGGGCGTGGTAGTGCTGTGGAGCTCTGTGTATAAAAACCCGGAAGCCCCTCCCTTCTGACATTCCTTATATGGCAGTTTATGAAATTCCggccttcccccccccccccgagatGAAAATCTGTAACAGAGATGTAATAGGAGGAAGGAAGTGCCTGTACCTAGTCACACCTCATACCTGTTGTACACCTtaccaaaaaagtgaaaaataaaaaaatcctacataCATTTAAACTGCTTGGCGGTTCAtgccaatgtactgcttttacacacgtaaatccattgtattgcattcaatacagttttgttgtattgaattcaatataaaTGGATTTGAATGTCCCTGGAGTTTTCCTTGATTAGGACCTGTACCGTCCTGGAATTTTTCATCGTCCCAGCGTGGAGAAAGCTCCATCTTTTGCCTTCTTGTTCCTTGTTCTGGGTACggcacctgatctcgcactgcgcaggtgagagatcaggtgacgtagcctgctgtaaaaaagGAGGCAAAAAtgttgatctcactgtgcatgcgtaagatcgACATCTCATTCCCCTGAGTGAAGGAAAATcgttctgcacatgcctgatgtCAGACACGTGCAGAGTGAGCAGCCAAGAGCcgcctgggatacgtgacataggcTGTGCGCTCCAcagggaagagaaaaaagagtgttgcacttaaaaaaagaaaacaatattttcactttatgtataagggttgtctactcttacGTAACGAAAAAATTTAAGTTCCGGTCTGCTTTAATGTGTGTGGTAATAAAGCGGAGCTAAAGACGTTCAACTCACCTATCCGTCATAGGTTGCTCCCATCTTCCTTTCATCTTCCTAGGGATCAATTTCCAGCTTGAAAGCTGGGAATGcaaggtttccctggcaaccaaagcggACGATGAGCATGTGcgctttttcacatttcaccaGCGCAAGCAGGCAGTAAAGATGGGTTATTGCAggggggacatcacctgtctcactCTGCAATGCCCACTTGCCTgatccttaaagcagaattaaaaaaaaaccaaaacacttcCCTTTACTTTCAAAGAGCCATCAATACTTCTGCAATCTGATTCCAGTTGGTACCTAGCTGCACTGGATTCTGCAACACAACAGGTGCCGACAACTTCCTCTTACATCATATGGTGACGATTggccctattttttttacataatgagaaggcaccttctgcacatgcccaaaatcaggtatgcgcagaagaagcagcctgtaGCCTCCTACAACATGTGACGAGCTGGGAAAGACTGAAGAGGAGggacccccccccaaaaaaaaaaaaaaatgaaaagggtatttaaaaatttaataaaccaACACAttctttcattatataaaaagagccacctttttatataatgttaaaaatgtcattgtagGTCCACCTTA
This window harbors:
- the KLHL7 gene encoding kelch-like protein 7, with translation MAAQSAEKNTSKKKTEKKFAAREEAKLLASFMGVMNVMRKQKTLCDVILMVQDRKIPAHRVVLAAASHFFNLMFTTNMIESKSFEVELKDAEPDIIEQLVEFAYTARISVNSNNVQSLLDAANQYQIEPVKRMCVDFLKEQVDASNCLGISVLAECLDCPELKATADDFIHQHFTEVYKTDEFLQLDVKRVTHLLNQDTLTVRAEDQVYDAAVRWLKYDEPNRQPYMVDILAKVRFPLISKNFLSKTVQAESLIQDNPECLKMVISGMRYHLLSPEDREELVDGTRPRRKKHDYRIALFGGSQPQSCRYFNPKDYNWTDIRCPFEKRRDAACVFWDNVVYILGGSQLFPIKRMDCYNVVKDSWYSKLGPPTPRDSLAACAAEGKIYTSGGSEVGNSALYLFECYDTRTESWHTKPSMLTQRCSHGMVEANGLIYVCGGSLGNNVSGRVLNCCEVYDPTTETWTELCPMIEARKNHGLVFVKDKIFAIGGQNGLGGLDSVEYYDIKLNEWKMVSPMPWKGVTVKCAAVGSVIYVLAGFQGVGRLGHILEYNTETDKWVANSKVRAFPVTSCLICVVDTCGANEETLET